From the Carya illinoinensis cultivar Pawnee chromosome 4, C.illinoinensisPawnee_v1, whole genome shotgun sequence genome, one window contains:
- the LOC122307710 gene encoding uncharacterized protein LOC122307710, which yields MICEKVSMQSNLDCFLHCTTPVVASQSLPKTEIRNLNRLWHPWERETVEYFTLGDLWNCYDEWSAYGAGVPIGLNNGETLIQYYVPYLSAIQIFTSSPSVNSLREETESGDFETRDSCSDSCSDESESEKLWRWDGCSSEDGGSEQDNLWHLNDRLGYPYFQYFERSTPYGRVPLMDKINGLAERYPGLMSLRSVDLSPASWMAVAWYPIYHIPMGRTIKDLSTCFLTYHTLSSSFQDMDLEDDLGHAERKRKEGERISLPPFGLATYKMQGNVWVSGNCGQDKERLVSLLSVADSWLKQLRVQHHDFNYFVGIRRG from the exons ATGATCTGTGAGAAAGTATCAATGCAATCAAACCTTGATTGTTTCCTCCATTGCACAACCCCCGTGGTCGCATCCCAATCTCTTCCCAAG ACTGAGATTAGAAACCTCAATCGCCTATGGCATCCGTGGGAGAGAGAAACAGTTGAATATTTCACCTTAGGAGACCTTTGGAATTGTTATGATGAATGGAGTGCATACGGGGCCGGAGTTCCGATCGGCTTGAACAACGGCGAGACCTTAATTCAGTATTATGTGCCTTATCTCTCTGCAATCCAAATTTTTACAAGCAGTCCATCTGTTAATAGTTTGAG GGAAGAGACTGAGTCTGGGGACTTCGAGACAAGGGATTCCTGTAGTGATTCGTGCAGCGatgagagtgagagtgagaagTTATGGAGATGGGATGGATGTTCCTCAGAGGATGGAGGGTCTGAGCAAGACAATCTTTGGCATTTGAATGACAGATTGGGCTACCCTTATTTTCAGTACTTTGAGAGATCGACTCCTTATGGTCGAGTTCCCTTAATGGATAAG ATTAATGGATTAGCTGAAAGATACCCTGGCTTGATGTCTTTAAGGAGTGTGGATCTCTCTCCAGCTAGCTGGATGGCTGTTGCctg gTACCCAATCTATCATATTCCCATGGGAAGAACCATAAAGGACTTGTCCACATGCTTCCTCACTTACCACACTCTTTCATCCTCATTCCAGG ATATGGACCTTGAAGATGACCTTGGGCATGCCGAAAGGAAGAGAAAGGAAGGGGAGCGCATCTCTCTTCCTCCATTTGGTTTGGCCACTTACAAGATGCAAGGAAACGTGTGGGTCTCTGGCAATTGTGGACAGGACAAGGAGAGACTGGTGTCGCTTTTGAGTGTGGCGGATTCATGGCTAAAGCAATTACGGGTCCAGCACCATGACTTCAACTACTTTGTGGGGATCAGGCGTGGCTGA